One genomic region from Streptomyces venezuelae encodes:
- a CDS encoding histidine kinase, whose product MSAISSAAPAPRIANVLVVVVFLGYLLMQAVNVLEAAPGTPELAACLAIPPVLAALQYVHFAPHLVLLRQRLHPWSLILQALVTFVPFALFGWHWGGMAGFLAGSFLLRLSPVLGWVLYGLTVIGVMAISTTEQLRPVDIAYMGVSTALTGLVLYSMARLAMLATAIHDSRGELARMAVARERLRFARDLHDLLGYSLSSITLKNELIQRLIVSNPQRACEEVTEVLVISRQALADVREVARGYRDMSLLVEAESAGSVLKAAGIRAEIEVECAGLSSIANTILATVLREGVTNVLRHSQPRNCSVTAGEDPERKGFCRLEIVNDGVGQRGLVASDSTGTGLTNLAARAAAVGGRLRSGVDPGGTTFRLVVAVPADAAAVKDGLALLTEDPRAVRPDEPSAAERPTLESRRSA is encoded by the coding sequence TTGTCGGCCATCAGTTCAGCCGCTCCCGCTCCCCGGATCGCCAATGTCCTGGTCGTCGTGGTCTTCCTCGGCTATCTGCTGATGCAGGCGGTCAACGTCCTCGAAGCCGCGCCGGGGACGCCGGAGCTGGCCGCCTGCCTCGCCATTCCGCCGGTGCTCGCCGCTCTCCAGTACGTGCACTTCGCACCGCATCTCGTGCTCCTCAGGCAGCGGCTCCATCCCTGGTCCCTGATCCTCCAGGCGCTCGTCACCTTCGTCCCCTTCGCCCTCTTCGGATGGCACTGGGGAGGCATGGCGGGCTTCCTTGCCGGATCGTTCCTTCTCCGGCTGTCGCCGGTCCTGGGCTGGGTGCTCTACGGACTCACCGTCATCGGCGTCATGGCCATCTCGACGACCGAACAGCTGCGGCCCGTCGACATCGCCTACATGGGCGTCTCGACCGCCCTCACCGGCCTGGTCCTGTACTCCATGGCCCGGCTCGCGATGCTGGCCACCGCCATCCACGACTCGCGCGGCGAGCTCGCCCGCATGGCCGTCGCCAGGGAGCGGCTCCGGTTCGCCCGGGACCTGCACGACCTGCTCGGCTACAGCCTCTCCTCCATCACGCTGAAGAACGAGCTGATCCAGCGGCTGATCGTCAGCAACCCGCAGCGCGCCTGCGAGGAGGTCACCGAGGTTCTCGTCATCTCCCGGCAGGCCCTGGCCGACGTCCGCGAAGTGGCCCGCGGCTACCGGGACATGTCGCTCCTCGTCGAGGCCGAGTCCGCCGGGTCGGTGCTCAAGGCGGCCGGCATCAGGGCCGAGATCGAGGTGGAGTGCGCGGGGCTCTCGTCGATCGCGAACACGATCCTGGCGACCGTGCTGCGGGAGGGCGTCACCAACGTCCTCCGGCACAGCCAGCCCCGGAACTGCTCCGTCACGGCGGGCGAGGACCCCGAGCGCAAGGGGTTCTGCCGGCTGGAGATCGTCAACGACGGGGTGGGGCAGCGGGGGCTCGTCGCCTCCGACAGCACCGGGACGGGGCTCACCAACCTGGCGGCCAGGGCCGCCGCCGTGGGCGGCCGGCTGCGCAGCGGGGTGGACCCCGGGGGCACCACCTTCCGGCTCGTGGTCGCGGTCCCGGCCGACGCGGCCGCCGTGAAGGACGGTTTAGCCCTCCTGACGGAGGATCCCCGGGCGGTCCGTCCCGACGAGCCCTCGGCGGCCGAGCGACCCACCCTGGAGTCCCGGCGCAGCGCCTGA
- a CDS encoding AfsR/SARP family transcriptional regulator: MKIDMLGPFSAALAGVPIAPSAGKPRRILALLALHAGQAVPVSAVVDEVWGADASPKAHMTVQTYVLQLRTLIGQALGDPRAGRDVLVTRHGSYALLAGEGAVDVHAYDRLCAQGQSAFETGDDATAAARLREALALWKGRALDGVQGGPALGLEAMRLEQSRTDVLERCLTAELRLGAGERLLPELSALVEEHPHHEALHGLLMTALARSGRVSGALSVYETVTARLDERFGLLPSPDLLRLGRELRELAGQASHHG; this comes from the coding sequence ATGAAGATCGACATGCTGGGCCCGTTCTCCGCTGCCCTCGCCGGCGTACCGATCGCCCCGAGCGCGGGGAAGCCCCGCCGGATCCTGGCGCTGCTCGCCCTCCACGCCGGCCAGGCCGTGCCGGTCTCCGCCGTCGTCGACGAGGTGTGGGGGGCGGACGCCTCCCCCAAGGCGCACATGACGGTCCAGACGTACGTGCTCCAGCTCCGCACCCTCATCGGCCAGGCGCTCGGCGACCCGCGCGCCGGCCGGGACGTCCTCGTGACCCGGCACGGGAGCTACGCGCTCCTCGCCGGCGAGGGCGCGGTCGACGTCCACGCCTACGACCGGCTGTGCGCCCAGGGGCAGTCGGCCTTCGAGACCGGTGACGACGCGACCGCCGCCGCCCGGCTCCGGGAGGCCCTCGCCCTGTGGAAGGGACGCGCGCTCGACGGCGTCCAGGGCGGCCCCGCCCTCGGCCTGGAGGCGATGCGCCTGGAGCAGAGCCGCACCGACGTGCTGGAGCGGTGCCTGACCGCCGAGTTGCGGCTCGGCGCCGGGGAGCGGCTGCTGCCCGAGCTGTCCGCGCTGGTCGAGGAGCACCCGCACCACGAGGCGCTGCACGGACTCCTGATGACCGCGCTGGCCCGCTCGGGCCGGGTGTCGGGCGCTCTCAGCGTGTACGAGACGGTCACGGCCCGCCTCGACGAGCGCTTCGGACTGCTCCCCTCGCCCGACCTCCTGCGCCTCGGCCGGGAGTTGCGGGAGCTCGCCGGACAGGCCTCCCACCACGGCTGA
- a CDS encoding acyl-CoA carboxylase epsilon subunit → MSVTSTPFPLPPHPADSTATPVRPLRILSGNPTPEEVAAVTAALLATLHREPPRAASARTDRTARWSRSHSSQAAGSWRSVPRGR, encoded by the coding sequence ATGAGCGTCACGTCGACCCCGTTCCCGCTTCCGCCGCACCCCGCCGACTCCACCGCCACGCCGGTCCGTCCCCTGCGGATCCTGAGCGGCAATCCCACCCCTGAGGAGGTCGCCGCCGTGACCGCCGCCCTGCTGGCGACGCTGCACCGCGAGCCGCCGCGCGCGGCGAGCGCCAGGACCGACCGCACGGCGCGCTGGAGCAGGTCGCACAGCTCGCAGGCGGCGGGTTCCTGGCGCTCGGTGCCCCGGGGCCGCTGA
- a CDS encoding MerR family transcriptional regulator, with amino-acid sequence MRIGEIAALVGVTPRAVRHYHQSGLLPEPARRANGYREYGIRDAVLLARIRRLTELGLGLDEVRGVLADDEGRGLVEVLQELEEDLARQEAVIRERRQRLRALLGRARDGLLPAEGPVSAELGELLAGLGPAPDSPMAAKDREILALLDTVVPDEDRARLIGLLHGTTEYAHEVYARLDALAGAEPDDPRVAEAAGVLAACLPDEVGMELPAEGTSGLADAFFGDLAPAQSAAVRLALRLVRDRQHHDQQHHHDQHQHQQRQGEDR; translated from the coding sequence ATGCGTATCGGCGAGATCGCCGCGCTCGTCGGGGTCACCCCGCGGGCCGTGCGGCACTACCACCAGTCCGGGCTGCTGCCCGAGCCCGCGCGGCGGGCCAACGGGTACCGGGAGTACGGGATCCGGGACGCCGTGCTGCTCGCGCGGATCCGGCGGCTGACCGAGCTGGGGCTCGGGCTCGACGAGGTGCGCGGTGTGCTCGCGGACGACGAGGGGCGGGGGCTCGTGGAGGTGCTGCAGGAGCTGGAGGAGGATCTCGCCCGGCAGGAGGCGGTCATCCGGGAGCGGCGGCAGCGGCTCCGCGCGCTGCTCGGCCGCGCGCGGGACGGGCTGCTGCCCGCCGAGGGGCCCGTCTCGGCGGAGCTCGGCGAGCTCCTGGCGGGGCTCGGCCCGGCGCCCGACTCGCCGATGGCGGCGAAGGACCGCGAGATCCTCGCCCTGCTCGACACCGTCGTCCCGGACGAGGACCGGGCCCGGCTGATCGGGCTGCTGCACGGGACGACGGAGTACGCGCACGAGGTGTACGCGCGGCTCGACGCCCTCGCCGGGGCGGAGCCGGACGACCCGCGGGTGGCCGAGGCCGCCGGGGTGCTCGCCGCCTGCCTGCCGGACGAGGTCGGCATGGAGCTGCCCGCCGAAGGGACGAGCGGGCTCGCGGACGCCTTCTTCGGCGACCTCGCCCCCGCCCAGTCCGCCGCCGTCCGCCTCGCGCTCCGCCTCGTCCGGGACCGGCAGCACCACGACCAGCAGCACCACCACGACCAGCACCAGCACCAGCAGCGACAGGGGGAGGACCGATGA
- a CDS encoding alpha/beta fold hydrolase, translating to MAVRDIRRGPVPASGPDPVWWSGGSDPGRPLVLVVGGALGGGPECTRLLCRLVAHGHAVVAARLPRPVQCAECTAASVSRLIDRHARTADTRRARVIGFDLGGRQALAAAATDHRIASVHLVGAPVSRLFEEPGRILDLPPATVDALVAATGAAGGEQLPYLLKGMALLPEQLYEIRGQVWVGHAPDDPLTAPQDLALLKLTLERSVFHAFGATGGTSPRGGAVHRWLVDGVRRAGGPPAR from the coding sequence ATGGCCGTGCGCGACATCCGCCGGGGGCCGGTGCCCGCGAGCGGTCCCGACCCGGTCTGGTGGAGCGGCGGTTCGGATCCCGGGAGGCCGCTGGTGCTCGTCGTCGGCGGGGCTCTGGGCGGGGGCCCGGAGTGCACCCGGCTCCTCTGCCGGCTCGTGGCCCACGGCCACGCGGTGGTCGCCGCGCGCCTGCCCCGGCCCGTGCAGTGCGCCGAGTGCACCGCGGCCTCCGTCTCCCGGCTGATCGACCGCCACGCCCGCACCGCCGACACCCGGCGCGCCCGTGTGATCGGCTTCGACCTCGGCGGACGCCAGGCGCTCGCCGCCGCCGCGACCGACCACCGGATCGCCTCCGTCCATCTCGTCGGCGCCCCGGTCTCCCGCCTCTTCGAGGAACCGGGCCGGATCCTCGACCTGCCCCCGGCGACGGTCGACGCGCTGGTGGCCGCCACCGGGGCGGCGGGCGGTGAGCAGCTCCCGTACCTCCTGAAGGGCATGGCGCTGCTCCCCGAGCAGCTGTACGAGATCCGGGGCCAGGTGTGGGTCGGTCACGCCCCCGACGACCCGCTCACCGCCCCCCAGGACCTGGCCCTGCTGAAACTGACCCTGGAGCGCTCGGTGTTCCACGCCTTCGGCGCGACCGGCGGGACGTCGCCGCGCGGCGGGGCCGTCCACCGCTGGCTGGTCGACGGCGTGCGGAGAGCGGGTGGGCCGCCCGCGCGCTGA
- a CDS encoding aromatase/cyclase, producing the protein MTPTDGPTVHVTRHETVVAAPPEAVFALVADVTRWPQVFGPTVYAEVTRDDGTEQALRSWVFVDREVRSWNSRRTLDRTARTIAFRQDAPSAPLAAMGGEWRVEAGPAGGCRVVLLHDYSVVDDDPRAAELMAAAVEATGLTELGALRTTAEQAAAAGGAGDELTFTFSDGGRIQGSARDVYAFLDRADRWPERLPHVAVTRLTEEEGGVQILDMDTRGPDGSLHNSRSVRVSFPERGLLVHKQLKVPAVMACHTGRWTVVQHGEEVTATSWHTVTLDPAGVRQVLGEAATFADARSLVRHALGTNSSTLLRYAKAYAEAARA; encoded by the coding sequence TTGACCCCCACCGACGGCCCGACCGTCCACGTCACCCGGCACGAGACCGTCGTCGCGGCCCCGCCCGAGGCGGTCTTCGCCCTGGTCGCGGACGTGACCCGGTGGCCCCAGGTGTTCGGGCCCACCGTGTACGCCGAGGTGACCCGGGACGACGGCACGGAGCAGGCCCTGCGCAGCTGGGTTTTCGTCGACCGCGAGGTCCGCTCCTGGAACTCCCGGCGGACCCTGGACCGGACCGCGCGCACGATCGCCTTCCGTCAGGACGCCCCTTCGGCGCCGCTGGCCGCGATGGGCGGCGAATGGCGTGTGGAGGCCGGTCCGGCCGGCGGCTGCCGGGTGGTCCTGCTCCACGACTACTCCGTCGTGGACGACGACCCCCGGGCCGCCGAGCTGATGGCCGCGGCCGTCGAGGCCACCGGCCTGACGGAGCTCGGTGCCCTGCGCACCACCGCCGAGCAGGCCGCCGCCGCGGGCGGCGCGGGGGACGAGCTGACCTTCACCTTCAGCGACGGCGGGCGGATCCAGGGCTCCGCCCGTGACGTGTACGCGTTCCTCGACCGGGCCGACCGGTGGCCCGAGCGGCTGCCGCACGTCGCCGTCACCCGCCTCACCGAGGAGGAAGGGGGCGTCCAGATCCTCGACATGGACACCCGCGGGCCCGACGGCTCCCTCCACAACTCCCGTTCCGTCCGCGTGAGCTTCCCCGAGCGCGGACTGCTCGTCCACAAGCAGCTCAAGGTGCCGGCGGTCATGGCCTGCCACACCGGGCGCTGGACCGTCGTCCAGCACGGGGAGGAGGTCACGGCCACCTCCTGGCACACCGTGACCCTGGATCCGGCCGGCGTCCGGCAGGTCCTCGGCGAGGCCGCGACGTTCGCCGACGCCCGGTCCCTGGTGCGCCACGCCCTCGGCACGAACAGCTCCACCCTGCTCCGGTACGCCAAGGCGTACGCCGAAGCCGCCCGGGCGTGA
- a CDS encoding TOMM precursor leader peptide-binding protein: MRMGFKEHLRAEVVPGEATYVISERGITAFDDARVAVVAPLLDGTRDFRSLVADASPHCSPRDVALAVGRLNEADLLTRDPVPANPTAAAAAAYWELAGAPGPLSLSTVRVRAVGGADARSAEQACTASGLLVADGTDGADGRQGGDGRQGGDGIGGRVPAQLTLVVCDNYLDPGLAEVDAEQRAAGTPWLLAKPHGTTPWIGPLFRPDDGPCWQCLSHRISGHRGAETHLSRALGRPVAHPPAETPASLLLGNQLAVAECVKWLGGHRHPGQDGVLTFDTISLTTRVHPLRARPQCPGCGDPGLVTRRVLSPVTVDSRPKADLTGSGHRSATAEQTLRRYEHLISPVTGVVKAVQRDARGPAGLNSFRAGHNHARGPRGLTGPASQLRSESGGKGMTELDARVGALCESLERHSGMYEGDEPTVRASWREVADRAVHPAACQLYDPRQGMEPFDEEAPVDWTPVWSLTRGEHRLLPTALLYFDAPRQPGLGHVRADSNGNAAGSSREDAIVQGFLELVERDAVALWWYNRTRHPAVDLDAFDEPWIGRMRALHASLGREVWVLDVTADFGVPTFAAVTRRTDKPAEDILFGFGAHFDPKVALCRALAEANQMMPAVAEVRADGTGYGCQDERLLSWWRTATTADHPYLLPDPGAPLHGPADFAYAPRADLRDDVAAIGAAVRERGMELLVLDQTRPDVGLPVVKVIVPGMRHFWDRFAPGRLFDVPVALGRLAAPTPYEALNPVPLFL, encoded by the coding sequence ATGCGCATGGGGTTCAAGGAGCATCTGCGGGCCGAAGTCGTGCCCGGCGAAGCGACGTACGTCATCTCCGAACGAGGCATCACCGCCTTCGACGACGCGCGGGTCGCGGTCGTCGCTCCGCTCCTCGACGGCACCAGGGACTTCCGGTCCCTCGTCGCCGACGCCTCTCCCCACTGCTCGCCCCGGGACGTGGCCCTGGCGGTCGGCCGTCTCAACGAGGCCGACCTCCTGACCCGCGACCCGGTGCCCGCGAACCCCACGGCGGCGGCCGCCGCCGCCTACTGGGAACTGGCCGGCGCGCCGGGCCCGTTATCCCTCTCGACCGTCCGGGTCCGGGCGGTCGGCGGCGCCGACGCCCGGTCCGCCGAACAGGCCTGCACGGCGTCCGGCCTGCTCGTGGCGGACGGTACGGACGGCGCGGACGGAAGGCAGGGCGGGGACGGAAGGCAGGGCGGGGACGGCATCGGCGGCCGTGTCCCCGCCCAGCTCACCCTCGTCGTCTGCGACAACTACCTCGACCCCGGGCTCGCCGAGGTCGACGCGGAGCAGCGCGCGGCGGGCACGCCCTGGCTGCTCGCGAAACCGCACGGCACCACCCCCTGGATCGGCCCGCTGTTCCGGCCCGACGACGGCCCCTGCTGGCAGTGCCTGTCCCACCGGATCTCGGGCCACCGCGGCGCCGAGACCCATCTGAGCCGCGCGCTCGGCCGGCCGGTCGCGCATCCGCCGGCCGAGACGCCCGCGAGTCTCCTCCTCGGCAATCAGCTCGCCGTCGCCGAATGTGTCAAGTGGCTGGGCGGGCACCGCCATCCCGGGCAGGACGGCGTCCTCACCTTCGACACCATCAGCCTCACCACCCGGGTGCACCCGCTGCGGGCCCGCCCGCAGTGCCCGGGGTGCGGCGACCCCGGCCTGGTGACGCGCCGGGTCCTCTCCCCCGTCACCGTGGACTCCCGCCCCAAGGCCGATCTCACCGGCTCGGGCCACCGCTCCGCCACCGCCGAGCAGACCCTGCGGCGGTACGAGCACCTCATCAGCCCCGTCACCGGCGTCGTCAAGGCCGTGCAGCGCGACGCCCGCGGCCCCGCCGGCCTCAACTCCTTCCGCGCCGGGCACAACCACGCCCGGGGGCCGCGCGGCCTGACCGGTCCCGCCTCGCAGCTGCGCAGCGAGAGCGGCGGCAAGGGCATGACCGAGCTCGACGCCCGGGTCGGCGCCCTGTGCGAGTCCCTGGAGCGGCACTCCGGGATGTACGAGGGCGACGAGCCGACGGTCCGGGCCAGCTGGCGCGAGGTCGCGGACCGGGCCGTCCACCCCGCCGCCTGCCAGCTGTACGACCCCCGCCAGGGCATGGAGCCCTTCGACGAGGAGGCGCCCGTCGACTGGACCCCGGTCTGGTCGCTGACCCGCGGCGAACACCGGCTGCTGCCCACCGCGCTGCTCTACTTCGACGCCCCTCGCCAGCCCGGCCTCGGCCACGTCCGGGCCGACTCGAACGGCAACGCCGCCGGCAGCAGCCGGGAGGACGCGATCGTCCAGGGCTTCCTGGAGCTGGTCGAGCGGGACGCGGTCGCCCTCTGGTGGTACAACCGCACCCGGCACCCCGCCGTCGACCTCGACGCCTTCGACGAGCCCTGGATCGGCCGGATGCGGGCGCTGCACGCCTCGCTCGGCCGCGAGGTGTGGGTCCTCGACGTGACCGCCGACTTCGGCGTCCCGACCTTCGCCGCCGTCACCCGGCGCACCGACAAGCCCGCCGAGGACATCCTGTTCGGGTTCGGCGCGCACTTCGACCCGAAGGTCGCGCTGTGCCGCGCGCTCGCCGAGGCGAACCAGATGATGCCGGCCGTCGCCGAGGTCCGGGCCGACGGCACCGGCTACGGCTGCCAGGACGAGCGGCTGCTGAGCTGGTGGCGGACGGCCACCACCGCGGACCACCCCTACCTGCTGCCGGATCCCGGGGCCCCGTTGCACGGCCCCGCCGACTTCGCGTACGCACCCCGCGCCGACCTCCGCGACGACGTCGCCGCGATCGGGGCGGCGGTCCGCGAGCGCGGCATGGAGCTGCTCGTCCTGGACCAGACCCGGCCCGACGTCGGACTCCCGGTGGTCAAGGTGATCGTGCCCGGCATGCGCCACTTCTGGGACCGCTTCGCGCCCGGCCGGCTCTTCGATGTGCCCGTCGCCCTCGGCAGACTGGCCGCCCCGACCCCGTACGAGGCGCTGAACCCGGTCCCCCTGTTCCTCTGA
- a CDS encoding DUF6059 family protein has product MHGVLNHALRHVILMARGCYRALVAFGSLWLPLPEDQLRRILYGQTEEHAPGTEDHSPETGPGPGTTATAVATAPTPPTPAGPYRDSTGNPAGHGATGPAAARTPARRATGRTAGSLSRTPPGPPPGHPERLCVEVPLSELEKGLARQLKGV; this is encoded by the coding sequence GTGCACGGAGTGCTGAACCACGCCCTGCGGCACGTGATTCTGATGGCCCGGGGCTGCTACCGGGCCCTGGTGGCCTTCGGATCCCTCTGGCTGCCGCTGCCCGAGGACCAGCTGCGGCGGATCCTGTACGGGCAGACCGAGGAGCACGCTCCCGGGACCGAGGACCACAGCCCGGAAACCGGACCCGGGCCCGGCACGACGGCCACGGCCGTCGCCACCGCCCCGACCCCGCCCACGCCCGCCGGCCCGTACCGGGACTCGACCGGGAACCCGGCCGGGCACGGGGCCACCGGTCCCGCCGCGGCCAGGACCCCCGCGAGGAGGGCGACCGGGAGGACGGCCGGCTCGCTGAGCCGCACGCCGCCGGGCCCGCCGCCCGGACACCCGGAGCGGCTCTGCGTCGAGGTGCCGCTCAGCGAGCTGGAGAAGGGGCTGGCCCGGCAGTTGAAGGGCGTCTGA
- a CDS encoding nucleotide disphospho-sugar-binding domain-containing protein produces MRVLFTARQSVSHLLAMTAAAQACAAAGHEVRTAGPPGTPLSSALRGTSSPGPGWRPDLVVSAEDGTQETGARAAFPDGRVVRWTPLDHRSADGPAPVRIDPCPPGLRGGPGSGAEPDALSVRQPTCHAGQLPYELREPHHLLRVCLRPGPAGSPESWTPERLLLVARAALGLDVEVIVLLPAAERARVVGALGFLGGPGSPLRFAEPELLGPVLSTCVAVAHEGGPDVTLEAAAHGVTQLVLADSRPAGDRLDRIGAGRRLVAAEEPRETGSSLRLRRHLADLLYGGRALATAQRLRSAIAALPSPEAFAGGLEDLAAR; encoded by the coding sequence ATGCGCGTCCTGTTCACCGCGCGGCAATCCGTTTCGCATCTGCTCGCGATGACGGCCGCCGCACAGGCCTGCGCGGCCGCCGGTCATGAGGTCCGCACCGCCGGGCCGCCCGGCACCCCGCTCTCCTCGGCGCTGCGCGGCACGTCCTCGCCCGGACCCGGCTGGCGCCCCGATCTGGTGGTGTCGGCGGAGGACGGCACGCAGGAGACCGGCGCCCGTGCGGCGTTCCCCGACGGGCGGGTCGTGCGGTGGACGCCGCTCGACCACCGGAGCGCCGACGGACCGGCGCCGGTCCGCATCGACCCCTGCCCGCCGGGGCTGCGCGGCGGGCCCGGGTCCGGCGCCGAGCCGGACGCCCTGTCCGTACGCCAGCCCACCTGCCACGCCGGACAGTTGCCGTACGAGCTGCGCGAGCCGCACCACCTGCTGCGGGTGTGTCTGCGTCCCGGCCCGGCCGGCTCACCGGAGAGCTGGACGCCCGAGCGGCTGCTCCTCGTCGCCCGCGCCGCGCTCGGCCTCGACGTCGAGGTGATCGTCCTCCTCCCCGCCGCCGAACGGGCCCGGGTCGTCGGCGCCCTGGGCTTCCTCGGCGGGCCCGGCTCCCCGCTCCGGTTCGCGGAACCGGAGCTGCTCGGCCCGGTCCTGTCGACCTGTGTGGCCGTCGCCCACGAGGGCGGCCCCGACGTGACCCTGGAGGCCGCGGCCCACGGCGTCACCCAACTGGTGCTCGCCGACAGCCGCCCGGCGGGCGACCGGCTGGACCGGATCGGCGCCGGACGCCGGCTCGTCGCCGCCGAGGAGCCCCGGGAGACCGGGAGTTCGCTGCGGCTGCGCCGCCATCTCGCCGACCTGCTCTACGGCGGACGGGCCCTGGCGACCGCCCAGCGGCTGCGCTCCGCGATCGCCGCCCTGCCCTCGCCGGAGGCCTTCGCCGGCGGCCTGGAGGACCTCGCCGCCCGCTGA
- a CDS encoding acyltransferase domain-containing protein, whose product MASIDTPPPTPVILMLPGQGSQYPGMAHGLYGTEAVFTRVVDEVLGLLGAEGRRVRDDWLAERPLVDLDDVTRAQPLIFALDVAYGALLISWGVRPAALVGHSAGEYAAAVLAGIMKLPDAVAALDARVRALATAPRGGMASVAASPAMLTPWLTSQVVVGAVNAPLQVMIAGPEPQLSAVTGALTAGSVTWMRAKATTGFHSPSVEAACASTRPVYERIDFKEPRTVVVSGYTARPLAEPQLSDPEFWAMQPARTVLFDAALTHLLDSAGPVGGGPFLLVEAGPGEGLSLLARRHRAVTRNGSAVVPLSPVRAGSHLDVGQLAVVAQKLRDRGHRLGHRAPAPANPVNPANPAGPRGPEGSTAPSVRQREDQRWTARAGAA is encoded by the coding sequence ATGGCCTCCATCGACACACCGCCGCCCACCCCCGTCATCCTCATGCTGCCGGGGCAGGGCTCGCAGTACCCGGGCATGGCGCACGGCCTCTACGGCACCGAAGCCGTCTTCACCCGGGTCGTCGACGAGGTCCTCGGGCTCCTCGGGGCCGAGGGGCGCCGGGTGCGGGACGACTGGCTGGCCGAGCGGCCCCTCGTCGACCTCGACGACGTCACCCGCGCCCAGCCCCTGATCTTCGCCCTCGACGTCGCCTACGGCGCCCTCCTGATCTCCTGGGGCGTCCGTCCCGCCGCGCTCGTCGGGCACAGCGCCGGCGAGTACGCGGCCGCCGTCCTCGCCGGGATCATGAAGCTGCCCGACGCGGTGGCCGCGCTCGACGCCCGCGTACGGGCGCTCGCCACCGCCCCGCGCGGCGGGATGGCCTCGGTGGCCGCCAGCCCGGCGATGCTCACGCCCTGGCTCACCTCGCAGGTCGTCGTCGGCGCCGTCAACGCGCCCCTGCAGGTGATGATCGCCGGACCCGAGCCGCAGCTGTCCGCCGTCACCGGCGCCCTGACCGCCGGGTCGGTGACCTGGATGCGGGCCAAGGCCACCACCGGCTTCCACAGCCCCTCCGTCGAGGCGGCCTGCGCGAGCACCCGGCCCGTGTACGAGCGGATCGACTTCAAGGAGCCCCGGACCGTCGTGGTCTCCGGGTACACCGCGCGCCCGCTCGCCGAACCGCAGCTGAGCGACCCGGAGTTCTGGGCGATGCAGCCCGCCAGGACCGTCCTCTTCGATGCCGCGCTCACCCACCTCCTCGACAGCGCGGGGCCCGTCGGCGGCGGCCCCTTCCTCCTCGTCGAGGCGGGCCCCGGGGAGGGACTCTCCCTGCTCGCCCGCCGCCATCGCGCCGTCACGCGGAACGGATCGGCCGTCGTGCCCCTCTCCCCGGTACGGGCGGGTTCGCACCTCGACGTCGGGCAACTGGCGGTCGTGGCCCAGAAGTTGCGGGACCGCGGACATCGGCTCGGGCATCGTGCCCCCGCCCCCGCGAATCCTGTGAACCCCGCGAACCCCGCAGGTCCCCGGGGCCCCGAGGGCTCCACCGCCCCTTCCGTACGGCAGCGAGAGGACCAGAGATGGACAGCGAGAGCGGGCGCCGCGTAG
- a CDS encoding DNA-binding response regulator, producing MIRILIAEDMRMLRRALVELISLEPDIEVVAELETGSEIVARVEELQPDVAILDIELPGVDGIAAAEALHRRGAAARVLILTSLGRPGNLRRALDAQVRGFLLKDAEPGRLAEAIRAIAKGERVFDPQLMLAALGAAESPLTPREADVLRLAADGDDVDEIAAALYLSSGTVRNYLTAVVYKLGARNRVDAIRIAQTSGWL from the coding sequence TTGATCAGAATTCTGATCGCCGAGGACATGCGCATGCTGCGCCGTGCGCTGGTGGAACTGATTTCCCTGGAGCCCGACATCGAGGTCGTCGCCGAGCTGGAGACCGGCAGCGAGATCGTGGCACGCGTCGAGGAGTTGCAGCCGGACGTGGCGATCCTCGACATCGAACTGCCCGGTGTCGACGGCATCGCGGCGGCCGAGGCCCTGCACCGGCGGGGCGCCGCGGCCCGGGTGCTGATCCTCACCAGCCTGGGCAGGCCCGGAAATCTGCGCCGGGCCCTGGACGCGCAGGTGCGCGGCTTCCTCCTGAAGGACGCGGAGCCCGGCCGGCTCGCCGAGGCGATCCGCGCCATCGCCAAGGGCGAGCGCGTCTTCGACCCGCAGCTGATGCTCGCCGCGCTCGGCGCCGCCGAGTCCCCGCTGACCCCGCGCGAGGCGGATGTCCTGCGGCTCGCGGCCGACGGCGACGACGTCGACGAGATCGCCGCCGCGCTGTACCTCTCGTCCGGCACCGTCCGGAACTACCTCACCGCGGTCGTCTACAAGCTCGGCGCCCGCAACCGCGTGGACGCCATCCGCATCGCGCAGACCTCCGGCTGGCTGTGA